From a single Gimesia fumaroli genomic region:
- a CDS encoding NAD-dependent epimerase/dehydratase family protein, translated as MSQILVTGAAGFIGFHVTSKLLSLGHQVTGVDNLNSHYDVQLKQARINQIQHDSSFQFIETDITDTDSMLRVFDQAAFEKVVHLAAEVGVRNSLLKPLEYVQSNVLGFVNILELCRIHQVAHLVYASSSSVYGANRKTPYSTHDRVDHPVSLYAATKRADELIAHSYSHLYDLPTTGLRFFTVYGPWGRPDMAVFLFTKAILEGTPIKVFNHGNLKRDFTYVDDIVNGVLSVLDDIPSRDEAASTGTPAETDEQTEAPYRLYNIGNHQPVGLSQLIDVIEQRIGKPAIRDNYPMQPGDVLETYADISELQQAVGFSPSTSIEEGIDRFVEWYLSYYSSTQ; from the coding sequence ATGAGCCAGATACTGGTGACTGGTGCAGCCGGTTTTATCGGGTTTCACGTCACGTCCAAGTTGTTGTCCCTCGGTCATCAGGTGACGGGCGTTGATAATCTCAACAGTCACTATGATGTGCAGTTAAAGCAAGCCCGCATCAATCAGATTCAGCATGACTCGTCGTTTCAGTTTATTGAGACCGATATTACTGATACCGATTCAATGTTGCGTGTTTTCGACCAGGCGGCATTTGAAAAAGTGGTTCATCTGGCTGCAGAAGTCGGAGTGCGTAATTCGTTGCTCAAGCCGCTGGAGTATGTGCAAAGTAATGTTTTGGGCTTTGTCAATATATTAGAGCTCTGCAGAATCCATCAGGTGGCACATCTGGTTTACGCTTCCTCCAGTTCAGTTTATGGTGCAAATCGGAAAACGCCGTATTCCACGCATGATCGTGTAGATCATCCGGTCAGTCTGTACGCTGCGACGAAACGGGCCGATGAATTAATCGCCCATAGCTACAGTCATCTTTATGATTTGCCTACAACGGGGTTACGTTTTTTTACCGTTTACGGTCCCTGGGGGAGGCCTGATATGGCCGTCTTTCTGTTTACCAAGGCAATTCTGGAAGGGACGCCCATTAAAGTGTTCAATCACGGAAATTTAAAACGTGATTTTACTTATGTGGACGATATTGTGAACGGCGTATTGAGCGTGTTGGATGACATTCCGTCTCGGGATGAGGCAGCATCAACGGGCACGCCCGCTGAAACTGATGAACAGACCGAAGCGCCTTACCGGCTTTATAATATTGGGAACCACCAGCCAGTGGGACTCTCTCAACTAATCGATGTGATTGAACAGCGGATTGGCAAACCGGCGATTCGTGATAATTATCCGATGCAGCCCGGTGATGTGCTGGAAACGTATGCGGATATCTCCGAACTTCAGCAGGCAGTCGGTTTCTCTCCCTCCACTTCGATTGAGGAAGGCATTGATCGATTTGTAGAGTGGTATCTGTCTTACTACAGCTCAACTCAGTGA